In Mercurialis annua linkage group LG6, ddMerAnnu1.2, whole genome shotgun sequence, the following are encoded in one genomic region:
- the LOC126686870 gene encoding DExH-box ATP-dependent RNA helicase DExH15 chloroplastic, whose translation MNNLTILSPHPLPLKPSPLFPFSSTLLQTLTFCRPKPLKFKLLSFKSSPSPLPLDSHLSDADEQELFDDEDDEDDDDGEEAAEEYDYFSGETSDNEIIEDNETETLSKNWHANDKETKSQRVEKIRTEVKAYGNDIIDVHELASIYDFRIDKFQRLAIEAFLKGSSVVVSAPTSSGKTLIAEAAAVATVARGRRIFYTTPLKALSNQKFRDFRETFGEENVGLLTGDSSVNKDAQILIMTTEILRNMLYQSIGMASSGSGLFHVDVIVLDEVHFLSDISRGTVWEEIVIYCPKKVQLICLSATVKNPEELAGWINEVHGKTELVTSSKRPVPLTWHFSRKSSLIPLLDEKGKHMNRKLSLNYLQLSASGAKSYKDDGPRRRNLKKRGSNMRFNSIASMSEEPLSKNDIGRIRRSLVPQIVDTLAQLKVRDMLPAVWFIFNRRGCDAAVQYLDGIKLLDECETREVELALKRFSIQNPDAVRENAVKGLLKGVSAHHAGCLPLWKSFTEELFQRGLIKVVFATETLAAGINMPARTAVISALSKRSSTGRIQLTPNELLQMAGRAGRRGIDERGHVVLVQAPNEGAEEGCKILFAGLEPLVSQFTASYGMVLNLLAGAKVTRISNESDTRKVLQAGRTLEEARKLVEQSFGTYIGSNVMLASKEELAGTRKEIEKLLSEISDEAIDRKSKRTLSEEAYKEIAGLQEQLREEKRLRTELRRTMEAKRLSAIKLLLERGNDHLPFLCLQYKDPEGIEHSVPAVYLGKADSFDGSNLKNMVAVIDSSATNAIAEVETMEDLEPSYYVALGSDNSWYLFTEKWVKTIYKTGFPNVALAQGDVLPHEVMWKLLDKEERQWEMLADSELGGLWYMEGSLDTWSWSLNVPVLNSLSDDDEELHTSQAYHDAVEHYKGQRTKVARLKKTIARTEGFREYKKILDWKSFTQDKINRLKFRSNRLMNRIEEIEPSGWKEFLKISSVVHEIRALDINTQVIFPLGETAAAIRGENELWLAMVLRNRILLGLKPAQLAAVCASVVSEGIKVRAWENNSYIYEPSSEVVNIVRKLEEQRSSLMQLQEKHGVERSCYLDSHFSGMVEAWASGLTWREIMMDCAMDEGDLARLLRRTIDLLAQIPKLPDIDPILQTNAKAASDIMDRPPISELSG comes from the exons ATGAACAACCTCACCATTTTATCTCCTCATCCTCTTCCACTTAAACCTTCACCATTATTTCCCTTCTCCTCTACTCTTTTACAAACCCTAACTTTTTGCCGCCCTAAACCTCTTAAATTTAAACTCCTCTCTTTCAAATCCTCTCCCTCTCCACTCCCACTCGACTCTCATCTCTCCGACGCCGACGAGCAAGAATTATTCGACGACGAAGATGACGAAGACGACGACGACGGAGAAGAAGCGGCTGAAGAATACGATTACTTCTCCGGCGAAACTTCCGACAACGAAATCATCGAAGATAATGAGACGGAAACATTGTCAAAAAATTGGCATGCTAATGATAAGGAAACTAAATCGCAGAGAGTTGAGAAGATTCGTACGGAAGTTAAAGCGTATGGAAATGATATTATTGATGTTCATGAACTCGCTTCTATTTATGATTTTCGTATTGATAAATTTCAG AGATTGGCTATAGAAGCGTTCTTGAAGGGATCGTCGGTTGTGGTATCGGCCCCGACTAGCAGTGGGAAGACGTTAATAGCTGAAGCTGCGGCGGTTGCCACGGTGGCGCGTGGTAGGCGGATATTTTACACTACTCCTCTGAAGGCTTTATCTAATCAGAAGTTTCGCGATTTTCG gGAGACTTTTGGTGAAGAAAATGTTGGTCTTCTGACTGGAGATTCTTCTGTCAATAAAGATGCTCAAATTTTGATCATGACTACTGAGATTTTGCGCAATATGCTGTATCAAAG CATTGGAATGGCGTCATCTGGGAGTGGACTTTTTCACGTTGATGTAATTGTTTTGGATGAAGTTCATTTTTTAAGTGATATCTCTCGCGGTACAGTCTGGGAGGAAATT GTTATTTATTGCCCAAAAAAGGTTCAACTCATTTGCCTGTCAGCAACAGTAAAGAATCCAGAAGAGCTAGCCGGTTGGATTAATGAG GTTCATGGTAAAACTGAATTGGTGACTTCGTCAAAGCGTCCAGTTCCATTAACTTGGCACTTCTCCAGAAAGTCTTCTTTGATCCCTCTGCTTGATGAGAAGGGAAAGCATATGAACAG GAAGCTATCCCTTAATTACTTACAACTTTCTGCTTCAGGAGCTAAATCTTACAAGGATGATGGTCCAAGAAGAAGGAATTTAAAAAAACGTGGGAGTAACATGAGATTTAATAGTATTGCTAGCATGTCAGAGGAACCTCTCTCGAAGAATGATATTGGCAGAATCCGCCGTTCATTG GTACCTCAAATAGTTGATACATTAGCGCAGCTTAAAGTAAGGGATATGCTGCCAGCAGTTTGGTTTATCTTTAATAGGAGAGGATGCGATGCAGCTGTGCAGTACCTTGACGGCATCAAATTGTTAGATGAATGTGAGACAAGAGAAGTTGAACTGGCTTTGAAGAGGTTCAGCATTCAAAATCCCGATGCTGTTAGGGAGAATGCGGTCAAAGGACTATTGAAAGGGGTTTCTGCACATCATGCTGGCTGCCTCCCTCTATGGAAATCATTCACGGAAGAACTGTTTCAAAGGGGACTCATTAAGGTTGTCTTTGCCACAGAAACACTTGCTGCTGGGATCAACATGCCGGCTAGGACAGCTGTTATATCAGCTCTTAGCAAGAGGAGCAGTACCGGGCGTATCCAGCTAACCCCAAATGAACTGCTTCAAATGGCTGGGCGAGCCGGTCGTAGAGGGATTGATGAAAGGGGGCATGTTGTATTGGTTCAGGCTCCTAATGAAGGTGCTGAAGAGGGCTGCAAAATTCTATTTGCTGGACTAGAACCCCTTGTATCTCAATTTACAGCTTCTTATGGTATGGTGCTGAATCTCCTTGCTGGTGCAAAAGTCACTCGTATATCAAATGAATCAGACACCAGAAAAGTTCTTCAGGCAGGAAGGACTTTGGAAGAAGCAAGGAAATTAGTTGAACAAAGTTTCGGGACCTATATTGGCAGCAATGTGATGCTTGCTTCAAAAGAAGAGCTCGCTGGAACCCggaaagaaattgaaaaattattgtcTGAAATCAGTGATGAAGCTATAGATAGAAAAAGCAAGCGAACACTATCTGAGGAGGCATACAAGGAGATTGCGGGGCTGCAGGAACAATTGAGAGAAGAAAAACGCCTTCGAACAGAATTGCGAAGAACAATGGAAGCAAAGAGACTGAGTGCTATTAAGTTATTGTTGGAGCGGGGAAATGATCACTTACCCTTCTTGTGCTTACAATACAAAGATCCCGAGGGCATCGAACATTCAGTTCCTGCTGTTTATTTAGGGAAGGCGGACTCGTTTGATGGTTCAAATCTTAAAAACATGGTTGCTGTCATCGATTCATCAGCAACGAATGCTATAGCTGAAGTTGAAACTATGGAAGATCTTGAACCATCTTACTATGTGGCTCTTGGTTCGGACAACTCATGGTATCTGTTCACAGAAAAATGGGTTAAAACTATTTATAAGACGGGCTTTCCGAATGTGGCTTTAGCTCAAGGCGATGTTTTACCACATGAAGTTATGTGGAAGCTGCTTGACAAGGAGGAGAGGCAGTGGGAAATGCTGGCTGACTCTGAACTTGGTGGCTTATGGTACATGGAAGGGTCTTTAGATACATGGTCCTGGAGTTTAAATGTTCCAGTTCTAAATAGTCTTTCTGACGATGATGAGGAATTACACACGTCACAAGCCTATCATGATGCCGTAGAACATTACAAGGGACAAAGAACCAAAGTAGCACGTTTAAAGAAAACGATTGCTCGTACTGAGGGCTTTAGAGAATATAAAAAGATTTTAGATTGGAAGAGTTTCACACAAGACAAGATTAATCGCCTTAAGTTTAGATCAAATCGTTTGATGAATCGAATTGAGGAAATTGAACCATCGGGTTGGAAGGAGTTCTTGAAAATCAGCAGTGTTGTACATGAAATTAGGGCATTAGACATCAATACACAGGTCATATTTCCACTTGGCGAGACAGCAGCTGCAATTCGAGGAGAAAATGAACTTTGGCTTGCAATGGTTCTACGAAACAGAATCTTATTAGGCTTAAAACCTGCACAGCTTGCTGCTGTATGTGCTAGTGTAGTTTCCGAAGGAATCAAAGTTCGAGCCTGGGAAAATAATAGCTACATTTATGAACCTTCTTCCGAAGTGGTGAATATCGTTAGGAAATTGGAAGAGCAAAGAAGTTCTCTTATGCAACTTCAGGAAAAACATGGTGTGGAGAGATCCTGTTATTTGGATAGCCACTTCTCCGGTATGGTTGAAGCCTGGGCTTCAGGTCTAACATGGAGGGAAATTATGATGGATTGTGCAATGGATGAGGGGGATCTAGCTCGACTACTAAGACGAACAATAGACCTATTGGCTCAGATTCCTAAATTGCCCGACATTGACCCAATCTTACAAACCAATGCAAAAGCTGCCTCTGATATCATGGACCGTCCACCAATAAGCGAACTGTCGGGATAA